The Klebsiella quasivariicola region GAGTTCTCGAATGTTCGTTTTAAAGGTGATGATGCCAAAGCCGGCAAAACTTACGAGAACACCGAAGCGCTGACTCCGGAAGATGTGACTGAAGCGGTCTGGTGGGTCGCCACCCTGCCAAAACACGTCAACATTAACACCCTGGAAATGATGCCGGTCAGCCAGAGCTTTGCCGGACTCAGCGTCCACCGTCAGGGCTAACCGCCAGCCACCCGGCCTGCGGGCCGGGTATGGGCGGAACCGCAAAAAACGCGTAAAATAGTGCGCATAATCCCTTAAAAAGTAACCATCAATGGCCGCAGAAACGCAACTGAATCCGACACAACCCGTCAATCAGCAAATTTACCGCATCCTTCGTCGGGATATCGTTCACTGCCTGATCCCGCCAGGCACGCCGCTGTCGGAGAAAGAAGTCTCCGTGCGTTTTGATGTGTCGCGTCAGCCGGTGCGCGAGGCCTTCATCAAGCTGGCGGAAAACGGGCTTATCCAGATACGTCCCCAGCGCGGCAGCTACGTTAATAAAATTTCGTTGTCGCAAGTACGCAATGGTTGCTTTGTCCGTCAGGCGATTGAGTGCGCGGTGGTCCGCCGTGCCGCGGGCATGATTAACGATGAGCAAATTTATCAGCTGGAACAGAATCTCCATCAGCAGCGTATTGCCGTCGACCGGCAGCAATTAAACGATTTTTTCCTGCTCGATGATGAATTTCACCAGAAACTGTCAGTTATTGCCGACTGTCAGCTGGCGTGGGATACCGTAGAAAATATTAAAGCGGCAATTGACCGTGTGCGCTACATGAGCCTGGACCATATCACCTCTCCGGAGATGCTTTTGCGTCAGCACCATGAGATTTTCAGCGCGCTGGAAAAACGCGACGCCGTCGCCGTTGAACAGGCGATGAATGTCCATTTGCATGAAATCAGCGAATCCGTACTGCTGATCCGCCAGGAAAATCGCGACTGGTTTAGCGAAGAGTAACGTTCAGACGGCTGCGAAAGATGCTCGCAGCCGTCGAGACTGAGGGGGTTATCTGACCACCAGCACCGGC contains the following coding sequences:
- a CDS encoding GntR family transcriptional regulator is translated as MAAETQLNPTQPVNQQIYRILRRDIVHCLIPPGTPLSEKEVSVRFDVSRQPVREAFIKLAENGLIQIRPQRGSYVNKISLSQVRNGCFVRQAIECAVVRRAAGMINDEQIYQLEQNLHQQRIAVDRQQLNDFFLLDDEFHQKLSVIADCQLAWDTVENIKAAIDRVRYMSLDHITSPEMLLRQHHEIFSALEKRDAVAVEQAMNVHLHEISESVLLIRQENRDWFSEE